One stretch of Methanobacterium aggregans DNA includes these proteins:
- a CDS encoding DUF4013 domain-containing protein, whose translation MEIGELVSDALRYPLSDWQKLLILGVVVILSSISELARMLGTTNSAVIIVLGIIGLIFSILVSGYMIRIIKASLANIAEIPAMEDWKEMFIDGIKADVVGIIYAIPAILIIIISIALAALTLLGSTSLSDPAALLGLAAGAGIGGIIALLYMLIITPIIAIAITNMAYQDEFKAAFRFSEIMAKISEIGWGNLIIWYIVMIVLFIILSIIGGIITGIFSIITPILGTLIFDLVVMPYIYMFLSRSVALEYAG comes from the coding sequence ATGGAGATAGGAGAACTCGTATCCGATGCCCTTCGGTACCCACTTTCTGATTGGCAAAAACTTTTAATCTTGGGAGTTGTTGTGATTTTAAGTAGTATTTCTGAACTTGCAAGAATGCTCGGTACAACGAATTCAGCAGTGATAATAGTATTAGGAATCATCGGACTCATATTCAGCATCTTAGTATCCGGTTACATGATAAGGATTATAAAAGCATCCTTAGCCAATATTGCAGAGATTCCTGCAATGGAGGACTGGAAAGAGATGTTCATAGATGGTATTAAAGCAGATGTAGTTGGAATAATCTATGCAATACCTGCTATTTTAATCATAATAATTTCAATAGCACTGGCAGCATTAACCCTTCTTGGAAGCACCAGTTTATCAGATCCTGCAGCATTACTAGGTCTTGCAGCAGGTGCAGGAATTGGAGGAATAATTGCACTTTTGTACATGCTCATAATCACTCCAATAATTGCAATTGCAATAACCAACATGGCGTATCAGGACGAATTCAAAGCAGCATTCAGATTCAGCGAAATCATGGCCAAAATATCTGAAATAGGTTGGGGAAACCTTATAATCTGGTACATCGTTATGATAGTATTATTCATCATACTGAGCATTATTGGAGGAATTATAACCGGCATATTCAGCATTATAACTCCAATACTCGGAACTCTGATATTTGATCTCGTTGTAATGCCCTACATCTACATGTTCCTTTCAAGGTCTGTAGCTCTGGAATACGCAGGATAA
- a CDS encoding DUF4013 domain-containing protein codes for MNISDIISDSIKYPSSNWGKVLILGVICIASILIVPIFLVYGYVFRIIKATLAGMDELPEFDEIGEMFVDGLKILVVGIVYAIPVWIIATIIGLITGTGMGTTTTSLDPTMMWAVLGSSIVFIIVALIVGLVEIMAIVNMAYYNGELGAAFRFSEILDRIAQIGWGKYIATYIVIAVIGFIAFLIGWLTMLILIGFILLPLIIVPYITMFSSRAIALLFASTEEAIE; via the coding sequence ATGAATATTAGTGATATAATATCTGACTCCATTAAGTACCCATCCTCAAACTGGGGAAAGGTGCTTATTCTGGGAGTAATATGTATAGCATCTATTTTAATAGTTCCAATATTTTTAGTCTACGGATACGTATTTAGAATAATAAAAGCAACCCTTGCTGGAATGGACGAACTTCCTGAATTTGATGAAATTGGAGAGATGTTCGTTGATGGTTTGAAGATACTGGTTGTGGGTATTGTTTACGCAATTCCAGTATGGATAATAGCAACCATCATTGGATTGATCACAGGGACTGGAATGGGAACAACCACTACAAGCTTAGATCCAACTATGATGTGGGCAGTTCTAGGAAGTAGCATAGTTTTCATTATTGTTGCATTGATTGTAGGCCTCGTGGAGATCATGGCAATTGTCAACATGGCTTACTACAACGGAGAACTTGGAGCTGCGTTCAGATTCAGTGAAATTCTCGACCGCATAGCTCAGATTGGATGGGGAAAATACATTGCAACCTACATCGTCATCGCAGTAATAGGATTCATAGCATTCCTAATAGGCTGGCTCACAATGTTAATCCTAATAGGTTTCATCTTACTGCCACTGATAATCGTTCCATACATCACAATGTTCAGCTCCCGTGCAATAGCATTATTATTCGCATCAACTGAAGAAGCCATAGAATAA
- a CDS encoding DUF4013 domain-containing protein translates to MDVGNVMTDSIKYPSSNWKKVLILGVMILFSFLIIPLFVALGYFLRVLKASLAGLEDLPEFDEWVDMIVDGIKVFLVGIVYSLPAIVILAVSMIAIWGSLSSITAMQSAGMSPTTALGMFTGIGFVGMIVAMLYLLIITPVLYVAIANMAYNEELGAAFRFSEIIGLISQIGWVDLIVWYVVVILIGFVVSFIGGIIGIIPIIGGIIAALTVYPYYNIFLSRAIAWLYASAFPEE, encoded by the coding sequence ATGGACGTTGGAAACGTTATGACAGACTCAATTAAGTATCCCTCTTCGAATTGGAAGAAGGTTCTTATACTTGGGGTTATGATCCTTTTCAGTTTTTTAATCATCCCATTATTCGTAGCACTTGGATACTTCTTAAGGGTTTTAAAAGCATCCTTAGCTGGTCTGGAAGATCTTCCAGAGTTTGATGAATGGGTGGATATGATAGTGGATGGAATTAAAGTTTTTTTGGTTGGGATTGTCTACAGCCTACCTGCAATAGTGATCCTAGCAGTTTCAATGATAGCAATATGGGGATCCCTAAGCTCCATCACGGCAATGCAAAGTGCGGGGATGTCTCCAACAACTGCACTTGGAATGTTCACTGGAATCGGATTCGTTGGTATGATCGTTGCAATGCTTTACTTGCTTATTATAACACCAGTACTCTACGTTGCAATTGCCAACATGGCCTACAACGAAGAACTGGGTGCTGCATTCAGATTCAGTGAAATAATTGGTTTGATATCCCAAATTGGATGGGTTGATCTCATAGTGTGGTACGTGGTTGTGATATTGATTGGATTTGTTGTATCCTTCATAGGAGGCATAATTGGCATAATTCCGATTATTGGAGGCATAATAGCAGCTTTAACCGTGTATCCTTACTACAACATATTCCTCTCAAGAGCCATAGCTTGGCTCTATGCATCTGCATTCCCTGAGGAGTAA